The stretch of DNA GCGCTCACGAACAGCGAGGCCGAGGCATTGGGACAGGCCGCCACGCAGGCGCCGCAGCCGATGCAGAGCGCCGCGTCCATGGCCTTGTCCACGTCGGCCTTGGGGATGGGCACCGCGTTGGCGTCCGGTGCCGAGCCCACGTTGGCCGTGACGAAGCCGCCCTTCTGCTGGATGCGGTCGAAGGCCGCCCGGTCCACCACGAGATCCTTGATGAGCGGGAAGGGCCGGGCGCGGAACGGCTCGATGGTGAGGGTCTGGCCGTCGTGGAAGTGGCGCATGCGCACCTCGCAGGTGGTCGTGGCGGGATTGGGACCGTGGGCGATGCCCTGGACCACCAGGCCGCAGGTGCCGCAGATACCTTCGCGACAGTCGCTGTCGAACTCGACCGGCAGCTCGCCAGATCTGGCGAGCTGCTCGTTCAACAGATCGAGCACCTCGAGCAGGGACATCTCCGGCAGAACGTCCTCGACCGTGTACCTGGCGAAACCGCCCTTCGCGGCCCCCCGCGCCTGGCGCCAGATCTTCAGGTGGATGGTCATCGTCTCGCTCATCTCGCTTCCTTCCCTACTTGTAGCTGCGGGTCTTGACCTCGATGTTCTCGTACTCGAGCGCTTCCTTGTGCTGTGCGGGGGCGGCGCCGTCGCCCTTGAACTCCCAGGCTGCGACATACATGTAATTCTCGTCGTCGCGCTTGGCCTCCCCTTCCTCGGTCTTGTGCTCCTCGCGGAAGTGGCCGCCGCAGGATTCCTCGCGGTCCAGGGCGTCGCGGGCCATGAGCTCGCCCAGCTCGAGGAAGTCGGCGACGCGGCCGGCCTGCTCGAGCTGCTTGTTGAAGTCGGCGGATTCGCCTGGCACCTTGACGTCCTGCCAGTAGGCCCCGCGCAGGGCGGAGATCCGCTCGATGGCGCCCTCCAGGCCGGCCCTGGTGCGCGCCATGCCGACCTCGTCCCACATGATGCGTCCCAGCTCCCAGTGGAAGTCGCGGACCGTGCGCGAGCCGTTCACCTTCAGCAGCGCGTCGTAGCGGTTGCGCACGTCGTTTTCCGCCGCGGCGAAGGCGCCGTGATCGGTCGCCACCTTGTCGAGGCCGCCCCGGGCCAGGTAGCCCGCCACCACGCGCGGCACCACGAAGTAGCCGTCGGCGCAGCCCTGCATGAGCGCCGAGGCGCCCAGCCGGTTCGCGCCGTGATCGGAGAAGTTCGCCTCGCCGGCCACGAAAAGGCCGGGGATGGTGCTCTCCAGGTCGTAGTCCACCCACAGCCCGCCCATGGTGTAGTGGGGGGCGGGGTAGATCATCATGGGCGTGTGGTAGGGATCGTCGGCGGTGATCTCCTCGTACATGTCGAAGAGGTTGCCGTAGCGGTCGGCCACCACGTCGCGGCCCAGGCGCTCGATCGCGTCCGCGAAGTCCAGGTAGACGGAGCTGGAGGACATGTAGGCGCTCTTGCCGGCGTCGCACTCGACCTTGGCGGCGCGGGCCGCGATGTCGCGCGGCACCAGGTTTCCGAAGGCGGGATAGCGGCGCTCCAGGTAGTAGTCGCGCTCGGCCTCGGGGATCTCGTTGGGACGACGCTTGTCCCCGGGCTTCTTGGGTACCCAGACGCGTCCGTCGTTGCGCAGGGATTCGCTCATCAGGGTGAGCTTGGACTGGTAGTCCCCCATCTGCGGCACGGCCGTGGGGTGGATCTGCGTATAGCAGGGATTGGCGAAGAACGCGCCCCGCCGGTACGCGCGCCAGGCCGCAGTGGCGTTGCTGTTCACCGCGTTGGTCGACAGGTAGTAGACCGGCGAATAGCCGCCGGTGGCCAGGACCACGGCGTCGGCCACGTAGCGCTTCAGCTCGCCGGTGACCAGGTCGCGGCAGATGATGCCGCGCGCGCGGCCGTCCACCACCACCAGATCGAGCATCTCGTGGCGCGGGAACATCTTCACGGCGCCGGCGCCCACCTGCCGCGAGAGCGCCGCGTAGACGCCGAGCAGGAGCTGCTGTCCAGTCACGCCGCGGGCGTAGAAGGTGCGCGAGACCTGCACGCCGCCGAACGACCGGTTGGCCAGGGTGCCGCCGTACTCGCGGGCGAAGGGCACGCCCTGGGCCACGCTCTGGTCGATGATGTTCGCGGACAGCTGGGCCAGGCGGTAGACGTTGGCCTCGCGTGACCGGTAGTCGCCGCCCTTGATGGTGTCGTAGAACAGGCGGTACACGCTGTCGCTGTCGTACTGGTAGTTCTTGGCGGCGTTGATGCCGCCCTGGGCGGCCACGCTGTGGGCGCGGCGCGGCGTGTCCTGGATGCAGAAGTTGAGCACGTTGTAGCCCAGCTCGCCCAGGGTCGCCGCGGCGCCGCCGCC from bacterium encodes:
- a CDS encoding succinate dehydrogenase/fumarate reductase iron-sulfur subunit, which encodes MTIHLKIWRQARGAAKGGFARYTVEDVLPEMSLLEVLDLLNEQLARSGELPVEFDSDCREGICGTCGLVVQGIAHGPNPATTTCEVRMRHFHDGQTLTIEPFRARPFPLIKDLVVDRAAFDRIQQKGGFVTANVGSAPDANAVPIPKADVDKAMDAALCIGCGACVAACPNASASLFVSAKISQLSYLPQGAPERGRRALAMVAQMDTEGFGNCSNHGECEAVCPKEVSIENIARMRREFFKGVLGGK
- a CDS encoding fumarate reductase/succinate dehydrogenase flavoprotein subunit, coding for MSKILDAKIPSGPLTEKWDRHAMDTPLVAPANRRKYSVIVVGTGLAGGGAAATLGELGYNVLNFCIQDTPRRAHSVAAQGGINAAKNYQYDSDSVYRLFYDTIKGGDYRSREANVYRLAQLSANIIDQSVAQGVPFAREYGGTLANRSFGGVQVSRTFYARGVTGQQLLLGVYAALSRQVGAGAVKMFPRHEMLDLVVVDGRARGIICRDLVTGELKRYVADAVVLATGGYSPVYYLSTNAVNSNATAAWRAYRRGAFFANPCYTQIHPTAVPQMGDYQSKLTLMSESLRNDGRVWVPKKPGDKRRPNEIPEAERDYYLERRYPAFGNLVPRDIAARAAKVECDAGKSAYMSSSSVYLDFADAIERLGRDVVADRYGNLFDMYEEITADDPYHTPMMIYPAPHYTMGGLWVDYDLESTIPGLFVAGEANFSDHGANRLGASALMQGCADGYFVVPRVVAGYLARGGLDKVATDHGAFAAAENDVRNRYDALLKVNGSRTVRDFHWELGRIMWDEVGMARTRAGLEGAIERISALRGAYWQDVKVPGESADFNKQLEQAGRVADFLELGELMARDALDREESCGGHFREEHKTEEGEAKRDDENYMYVAAWEFKGDGAAPAQHKEALEYENIEVKTRSYK